The Phyllopteryx taeniolatus isolate TA_2022b chromosome 11, UOR_Ptae_1.2, whole genome shotgun sequence genome includes the window ACCTTGCTGAAACTGCTAATCACCACCATCAGCAACTAGTTGTGGAATCATCCAATTAATACGTTCACTGCCATtcacggctttagaagtcaaatatccatgttaactgccAAGGCTGGccgtgaatgagttaattagcCTCTCCAGGTAACTTTGACCACGAACAGTTCATCCCACAAAGAAGATGAGGCCCAAAAAGTATATCAAGGTTTTAAGAACCGCAAGACTGAAACCTGTGACCTATATATCTTCAAATGTATAATTAgtacatttcaatgtttttctttattctgAGCATCCCAAGGGGTACAAACACGTGTAATGATACTAACATGACATCATAAAGGTATAAAGTAGAAGAAAATGGGAGATTGGATTTGTATTTTGGGAAATAGTAACATCAATATTTCAATGCATGAATGACAATAAAGCGAGATTGGATTTGTATTTTGGGATATAGTAACATCAATATTTCAATGCATGAATGACAATAAAGCGGGGGTAGGGAACCTTTTTCCCcatcatgttttaaaaaacatgctgACAAAtaagtgaaacttttttttaatgattcctttgagttattgtttttagaaaagaaTGCCAGGCCGACTCAATTGCTTTTGTGGGCCCGAGGTTCCCCCAACATTAAGTCGAGTTCAAGTGTATGTTGCTTTTCAATCCACCAACAGGATGATCAATTTCACTTTACCTCAAAGCTCTACCAAATTTGTTAttatcagtgttgggaagattacttgggaaatgtagttggttacgaTTACAATTGAAAATGCAATAGTAGTGCaactattacaattattttctcAAAGTAATGTAGCTAAATACATTAGATGACAAGTCCTTTTcttatttttgaatgaatgcgTCAACAGGAAGTTTCCACTATAAAAGGGGATTTAAACTGtacatcattattttggaattaaccacattaGTTCTTTTATTATAAACTGATTACAAAACATGGtgaagtacaaacaaaacatgtttgttgcattattatATGTATACAGGATGTGGAAAgccaccataccataccatgttgacggaatgacaaatgtgcacaatttagacaacatcgcttcatatgacaaaccagataagtgaatgttccattaaaaaaaaaaaaagtccaaaattctGAAGTCAAAACTGTTGTAAcgtcaatgttctttttctcttttcaaaAGCGTGACAACTAGTCTAACCTTTTCCAAATCttagacaaactaatagattgcatcACAATGTagatttttggaaaaatatgtcatgtttgagacggCAGGAGAATgccacatgaccagagagagccaatcacaagcgtcggcttcagaaggaggaagtgatatgaaaactAGCCgagcttttgcagctatttttcaaatgtaactaaaattgtactCATGGAAATTTCTAAAAGCAATTGGATTTTAATTACACGTTTTATACGTAACAATGGCTTaaaccttttgtttttatttttttaatgcagtacaattaagttgtatttaactttgaaagtACACTACATTTGCAATGAATATTTTACAACTGCTTgttgtcaaacatttatttaggtacaatttttgaCTCTGGTTTCTGTCTGTGTTGTTTAGTGAGTACCTGGACATTTAAAGTCAAGAAGCATGTGTTGTTTGTCGTAGTTTCAGGTAGCACACCCGCCCATTCTCCTGAGTGGGAATACTGGTTTTACAGTGTGAACAGACCACATAGCTCACATTCTGTCCCACACCTGTGTCAGTCACACAGTTTGACTGAAGCGGTTAACGTCAGGAAATCACTCCTTTTATTCACTTATATTTTCATTGAGTTTTTGGTGCGGCTCTCCAGACCTCTTCTTAAACTGTATGATTTtgctattgctttttttttttccgccttaATTTTAACAAGACATAATTTCGGACTCCAAGGCAAAATGTCTCACCCCAGCACTCTGGATTTAGACCGATACCACACAGAGGATAGAGGCCGTCGCTCCACGAGCCGCAACCAGAACAGGACGCAGGCCAAACACGGCGAGGTCCTGTGCGACTTCTGCACCACCAGGAAGCAGAAGGCCGAGAAGTCTTGCTTGGTGTGCCTGGCGTCTTACTGCGAAACCCACCTCCAGTCTCACTACGACTACCCAGCGTTGATGAAGCACAAACTGGTCAAAGCTACAGGCCAGATGAGGGAGAAGATTTGCGCTCAGCATGACAAGCTGCTGGAGGCCTTTTGTCGCACCGATCAGACATCCGTGTGCGTTCTGTGCATGATGGACGAGCACAAGCACCATGACATTGTTCCGGCTGGAACTGAGAGGACAGAGAAACAGGTGAGTGGTGTGCCATTAAGAATGAATACACactaatcataaaaaaatttgGGATATTGGAATTTGAGGGGGACATTTCAGGATTaaccaaaaatgcactataacatTTACAGgtgaatttaatttgaccttgtATAAACTTTTAAATGTACATGTCTGACTgctcaatgtttcagtactttttgtacaaattgctgttctctaacatgGAGCTGAATGGCAGAGTTAGTACTTAACACagtcactgccattgacggctttagaattaaaatatccatgttaactgggaaggctggcagtgaatgagttaattaacAGTCCTGTTCATCATGCTGTTCctattttgacatcatgagaccaagactcacctaacaattgatcaacagtatcTGGTCATTGCGAAACTTccaacaggatgttctcagagagAAATGGCCACTGAGCTTATAGTCAATGTCATCCACAGATTGGAACAGagctacagagagactggaagagtcataGAAAGGCATCGAAGTGGACGTCCTTGGAAATTTGCCTGTGTGAaacattttgctgttcagcaCATTGTTAAAGAACAAGTTTAACTTTCTTAccgtttattgtttttaaattatgtccGGTTGTCTTAGGTTTTatattgaatttgtatttatgtacagcattttgtttcagctgctgtttgttttgaaagtgcTCCAAATAAAATTGAGTACAAAGTACTAAGCCATTACAACAGGTCAAATGAACTACTCATGTAAAGGCCATGGTGCATTTTagattcatcctgaaatttctcCGAAAGCCGAATATCCCTAACATTTTTGTGAGAAGTGTGTTTGATTGTAATATTATCTAATTTCTTCCATAGAAACAACTCGGCACCACGCTGCACAAATCCCAGCACAGGATTGACGAGAGGGTCAAAAAGTGGCAGGATCTCCGACAAGCTGTGGAAGCTGTGAAGGTAATGTCCTTCAATGACTGTCGCTTGTTTGCGCAAATCCTGgctgtttatttactcaactgcagatgggggaGGCCTTTAATTTGCTCAAATGTGTTGAGATACAATGAGATACAAGTTGGATTtataaatcatctttccccattgaaataaatggaaatgctattaatccgttccagcctctgTCCcccaaattaaatgtgtttttgataataaaaatagcacaccatattattgtatttttgttttgttttgagtaaaCATAccgtaatgacataattaaataaaatgttgagaATTCAACaggttttgccacatttttgctGAAATTCTCTAAACATTGTACTTCTCCTTCTGTTGTGTGTGCCTCATCCACCagggagcagtataatacagacatatacATAGAGCCGGTCAAAAATCCTCAGTCagccacagtaatattagtcgttcttcacagaggataaataatttaAGTCTAtgactattgttatattatctctCCACATGTGTCACCGATACTATTCATTAGCATCGTTGGAGcgggaggcctttatttgtcttACGGAAGAAATGACCATCCAATCGTAACAAACGCATGttcttcttgtgtcttttctATGATATCAGCACTCAGCTGAGTCGGTCCTGGAGGAAAACGAACGTATCTTCACGGAGCTCCTGCTCTCCATAGAGAGGAAGTACAACGAAGTCAAGGAGATGGTGCGCTTGCATGAGAAGACCACGGTGAACCGCGGGGAAATTCTCCTCGACCGCTTGGAGGAAGAGATCACCCTGCTGAGGAAGAGACACACCGACCTGGAGAAGCTATCCCACACTGATGACCACATCCATTTTTTGCAGGTGCGCATGACcttaaaagagaagaaaaaaaggtctgtttagcttaatactaaaaaaaaaaaataaaaataaaaaatgcaaaacactatTGACATGCTAATGGTTGTACTAACAGCATTAATAGATGCTGTTTTAGacgcaacggatatttgaactcaATTGGTAGAACAATACATGTACACTGAtactataacaatactcacagacatatgTTCTTCATATGTTCTTCATCCTCCatgaaaaacgactaatattatgAAGTAgtatcttactgagtcacttacattAGTAGTaccgtagaagaagaagaagcagcaggaacagcattcttcttcttcgtttgtgtctgcatgtctGTCCAGTATTACACTGCTTCCCAGTGGCCAAGGCGGGTAaagcagaaggagcagcaccatgtattggattgcagcatggaaatcatgatgcacagttTACTTCTTTACATTATGTTTAATCATGTTATTACTATCatgtttttatccatccatccatccatccactttctaccgcttatccgaggtcgggtcacgggggcagtggCTTTAGCagcgacgcccagacttccctctccccaggcacttcatccaggtcttccggGGGGGAAGCcaaggcgttcccgggccagccgaaggacgtagtcttttcagcgtgtcctgggtcgtccccggggtctcctcccggtgggacgtgcctggaacacctcaccagggaggcgtccgggaggcatccgaatcagatgccccagccgcaagtccgatgacacgaccacaaagtcgatcatcgaactgcggcttagggtgtcctggtgccaagtgcacgtgtggacacccttatgcttgaacgtggtgttcgttatggacaatccgtgatgagcacagaagtccaataacagaacaccgctcgggttctgatcggagggGCCGTTTCCTCCcagtcacgcccttccaggtctcactgttattgcccacgtgagcattgaagtcccccagcagaacgatggactctccagcaccccctccaaggactccaaaaagagtgGTTACTCTGAACTGAATCCATTAATAGGTTTCATCATAGGGGtgttttagccgtgctttgtctggtccttcacctaggacctgtttgccacgggtcaccctaccaggggcgtgaagccccagacaacatagctcctaggatcattgggacacacaaacccctccaccacgataaggtgacggcttccaggaggggtcaTGTTTGTATAacatacaatattaaaaaatgatatttttccttaacaaacaaagacacaaacatgttttggggggaggctgggACAGATTGATagcattttccattcatttcagttgggaaagatgatttgagatacaagtgtttttagTTAccagcgtggtcacggaacaaattaaacgtgtatctcaaggcaccactgtatttggaaTTCGGGAGTTATGTTGTAAGTAgtttagaataaaataaaaaattctcatTTAATGCAAACAAATTGTGAGAAACTGATCATTTGCAGTGGTCTCTTAACTTTTTACAGAGCTGTATTCATGGGTCCCCTGTGCCCCAAATACTTGATGTAGATTTGAAAAGATGTCATCAATACATTCTACTTTGTTTCTTACCAGAGCTGGCAGTCTCTGTCTGGCCCTTCGGGTTACGAGGACCTGAACAATGTCAGCGTTGCGCCCAATTACTCCTTCGAAGCCACCAAGAGAGCCATCGGCGCCATGAAATTACAAATGGAGGAAGTCAGCAAGAGAGAGACGACTAAAATCTCTGCAGCAGGTTGGCAGATTTAGCTTTGCCTTGACACCCCATTAATTGTCTTCTCTCCTTAAACTGTCACTTTCTCCTTGGTTTGTCACTAGTGAAAGAAGTCTACATCACGCAGGAAAGcgagaaaaaaacaaggaaagaatccttgtttttcacagagccAAAGATGATGGAAGAACCAAAGACCAGAGAGGATTTTTTGAGATGTAAGTCATACATGTTGTGCACACTTCTCCTTTgctgagataatccatccacctcacaggtgtggtaTATCAAGAGAGCAGGATTGTTGCACAAATGTGCCTTAGGGtacccacaataaaaggccactctaaaatgtgcacttttattgcagtggggggggaaaaaaaaaaaaaaaaaaaaaaaacacattgcagaGAACAGAGCGGGATTTGTCCTGTCGGAAAAAGCTTATCATGGCTGTTCAGATGGTGCTAATGTGGTGGAAGAACTGAAAAGCAGCATTACAATAATAACACACGTGACAGAACAAGTTTGGTGAAATGGGAGAGAACAAACCCACAGATCGACATCGCTTTAAACAAACACAGGTGTTCCTGCACCAACTTGAGAGAGCTATTCTGAAAGCTCCATCAGAGTTTTAGAAGGCTGCTTTCGTTCTAGTGCTCGTCGTCATTCGGattgggttcagttcccactcagcgacggtgtgaatgtgagcgtgaatggctGTCTgtctccatatgtgccctgtaagtGACTTGCGACCAACCCGGGGTGTCGTCTGCCTTTTGCCGGAAGTCGACTGGGACAGGCTCCGACTCTCCACGACCCTGAACTGTAATAAATGAATGTAACATTTGATATAGCCATTGACGTTTGGGCAGCAGTTATGGTTGACCCCTATAAAGTCTGCAAATGCAACAGTTGGTGGGTTGTCAAGCATGTCACCAAGAAAGAGAATTTCGAACCGGTGACCGGGAGGTGGATGTGCAAACCACTTTATCAGCATGTGCCAGTGATACTCAACTAGTGTGCCGTGACAGATCATCAGGTGCGCCGCGGAAAATGATCCAATTtgacttaattggtctgaaaggCGCTGCTTGCCAGGTGGCGGCTGCCTTTGTCGCCGCCTGAACGGcattcatcatccattttgtaGAGCATTATTTGCAGTTGCCTATGAGTCTTGTCATCCGTGTCTTTGAAGTATTGGTGTCCCGCatcagtgtgtttttgtgcgtacCGAGTACTGTAACAGACATACAGTGTAGGCATCAATATCGGTTTCGGTGCATCCCAACAGAAAATGATTTATGACCTATAATTAATGTACGCTTCTTCATTTTTCTATGCCAGTgagtatagtgacaggcagaacaattaaatgctcttccactagatggcagaaagtacttATGTGTACCAGTGCATCCACtttttttggggacatttttgtttgatggtgtTCCATGATATTCtgtaccttggctcaataaagattgGGAAACGCTGGTTTATGCAACGTCATCACAAAAGGCTTTGTGTTAATCTTTTGTCCCAGGCACCAGGAGTTGACGCACCCCTAGTCCCCCTTCACACACCCTAACGAAAAATCATCTTCACTAACTGTTCCTAGTGCTCGTGCACCCCCACAATTTCAGGATATCCGGCCTTAACGTCGACTATAAGGGCTTTCGTTGCTTTGTTCAGACTCTTGCCAGCCGATTCTGGATGTCAACACCGTGCACCGGAACCTTCACCTCTCTGAGGGCAACCGAACCGCCACAATGAAGAGCGAGCCTAAGAACTACCCCGATCACCCGGAACGATTTGACCACTGGCAGCAGGTTAGCGTGTATTATTTGtgttatatggtctctctatatcacgtattttcacctattgcgggtgggtctggaacgtagtGTTCCCTCCGCTAcgaacaggggttcactgtactgcaaATCCAAACTTGTGTGCTGATGGTGTGTGTTCCCTTCCCTTGGTTCAAGGTGCTTTGCAAAGAAGGCCTGGCTGGGAGTCGCCGCTACTGGGAGGTGAGCTGGAAGGGATCGGAAATTGACGTGGCTGTCACATACAGGGGCATTTTCCGGAAAGGAAACAACAACGTGTGCAGCCTGGGCTGGAACGACAAATCCTGGAGCCTCTACTGCACCGAGTCCAAATTCTCCTTCGTGCACAACAACAAGACCACGGACCTACCCGTCTCGAGGTCATCTCGCGTCGGCGTCTACTTGGACCATGCGGCGGGGGTGCTGGCGTTTTATAGCGTGTCCGATGCCATGCAGCTGCTGCACCAGGTCCGCACTACTTTTACTGAACCTGTGTACCCCGCTTTCAGCGTGTGGGGCTACAGTAGCACCATTCGACTATAGGAATACACTTCAGTGGCATCTAAAACGGGATACACACAGCAATTTTTAACATCCTAACTAGTTTGACTGTGAGAGATCCCacacatgggggaaaaaaaaatcaaccggtgtgcttactgctcttatggtgtgtggtgtactcaagatgacaaacacagcacaccacacactacACTAGTTCTACATTGACAAGTGGGTCTCCTCCCCAAACCAGAAGTCTGGCGTAGTACCAAGGCTGACCAGTGAGAGACAGCACACGCCACACCagaggataatcactcaggataatcatTAGAGACATCTg containing:
- the LOC133485610 gene encoding tripartite motif-containing protein 16-like; this translates as MLSFPHATRAATASCSRGAARQDRYHTEDRGRRSTSRNQNRTQAKHGEVLCDFCTTRKQKAEKSCLVCLASYCETHLQSHYDYPALMKHKLVKATGQMREKICAQHDKLLEAFCRTDQTSVCVLCMMDEHKHHDIVPAGTERTEKQKQLGTTLHKSQHRIDERVKKWQDLRQAVEAVKHSAESVLEENERIFTELLLSIERKYNEVKEMVRLHEKTTVNRGEILLDRLEEEITLLRKRHTDLEKLSHTDDHIHFLQSWQSLSGPSGYEDLNNVSVAPNYSFEATKRAIGAMKLQMEEVSKRETTKISAAVKEVYITQESEKKTRKESLFFTEPKMMEEPKTREDFLRYSCQPILDVNTVHRNLHLSEGNRTATMKSEPKNYPDHPERFDHWQQVLCKEGLAGSRRYWEVSWKGSEIDVAVTYRGIFRKGNNNVCSLGWNDKSWSLYCTESKFSFVHNNKTTDLPVSRSSRVGVYLDHAAGVLAFYSVSDAMQLLHQVRTTFTEPVYPAFSVWGYSSTIRL